A section of the Thermococcus sp. 21S7 genome encodes:
- a CDS encoding PadR family transcriptional regulator, which yields MKYRDFLALHILHHASEEPVTGSFLMKELERHGYRISPGTMYPLLHSLEREGLLKSHWEVKDGRRVRTYEITEIGRRTLDEGKERLRELCLELLGE from the coding sequence ATGAAGTACCGGGATTTCTTAGCTCTGCACATACTCCATCACGCGAGTGAGGAACCGGTTACAGGCTCGTTTCTGATGAAAGAACTTGAGAGACACGGCTACCGCATCAGTCCGGGAACGATGTACCCCCTCCTGCACTCCCTCGAAAGGGAAGGCCTCCTAAAGAGCCACTGGGAAGTAAAAGACGGCAGGAGAGTTAGGACCTACGAGATAACGGAAATCGGCAGGAGGACCCTCGACGAGGGCAAGGAAAGGCTGAGGGAGCTCTGCCTCGAACTGCTGGGGGAATGA
- a CDS encoding ABC transporter permease, whose product MNWERVLAISRRSLLELRHDRRLLSYAMVTPVVLMVLFGLAFGGHVHDVKVVVVNEDGSFGSEVVSNLNGSTFSVSHAESLEKALRKLKDGECWAVIYFPRNLSEGIGVYLDRSNINIADAVVSGINHALLKTFEENGLKFPVRVSYTAVYGRGAKFMDTFLPGVVSLAVFLISTVLSILSFIGERNLGTLDRALASPLREEEVVLGYSIASGVIGTLQAAIMLAIAVFGFSVSVEGSLILAFLLVSLLAIVGVNLGILLSNLARSEAQAVQFVPMIVVPTFLLSGIFWPVEAIPSYLRPFSYLLPPTYAVDSLRSVMIRGWGLTRIWSDVAVLVGFGILFLGLAVINMKRRR is encoded by the coding sequence ATGAACTGGGAAAGGGTCCTGGCCATATCGAGGAGGAGCCTGCTGGAGCTGAGGCACGACAGGAGGCTCCTGAGCTACGCCATGGTCACACCGGTGGTTCTCATGGTGCTCTTCGGCCTCGCCTTCGGGGGGCACGTCCACGACGTTAAGGTGGTGGTTGTCAACGAAGACGGGAGCTTCGGCTCGGAGGTCGTGAGCAATCTCAACGGAAGCACATTCTCGGTCTCTCACGCGGAGAGCCTCGAAAAGGCGTTGAGAAAGCTGAAGGACGGGGAGTGCTGGGCAGTCATATACTTCCCTAGAAACCTGAGCGAAGGGATTGGAGTCTATCTCGACAGGAGCAATATAAACATAGCCGACGCAGTGGTTTCGGGCATTAACCATGCCCTCCTGAAAACCTTTGAGGAGAACGGTCTCAAATTCCCGGTTCGCGTCAGCTACACGGCCGTCTACGGCAGGGGCGCAAAGTTCATGGACACGTTCCTCCCGGGCGTCGTATCGCTCGCGGTGTTCCTAATCTCGACCGTGCTCTCAATCCTCTCGTTCATAGGCGAGAGGAACCTTGGAACGCTTGACAGGGCCCTGGCGAGTCCCCTGAGGGAGGAAGAGGTTGTCCTCGGCTATTCAATAGCCTCCGGCGTCATAGGAACCCTCCAGGCGGCGATAATGCTCGCCATAGCGGTCTTCGGCTTCAGTGTGAGCGTTGAGGGCAGCCTCATCCTAGCCTTCCTCCTCGTCTCGCTCCTTGCGATTGTCGGGGTCAACCTCGGGATACTCCTCTCGAACCTCGCCCGGAGCGAGGCCCAAGCAGTCCAGTTCGTTCCCATGATAGTCGTCCCGACTTTCCTACTCTCAGGCATCTTTTGGCCGGTGGAAGCGATTCCCAGCTACCTCAGACCGTTCTCATACCTCCTTCCCCCGACGTACGCGGTGGACTCCCTGAGGTCCGTCATGATTCGCGGCTGGGGCCTGACGAGAATATGGAGTGATGTGGCGGTTCTGGTAGGCTTCGGCATCCTCTTCCTGGGACTGGCGGTGATCAACATGAAGCGCCGCCGCTGA
- a CDS encoding ABC transporter ATP-binding protein, translating to MSALVVRGLRKSYGNFEALRGLSFDVKKGEIFGLIGPNGAGKTTTIKTIVGLLKPDSGEIRLLGKKMPDKEVLRKVGYMPQDLALYMNLTVEENLEFYSRLYGLSRNEFKERKDEILRFVGLEKFRDRLVVELSGGMQRRASLACALLHKPEFLILDEPTVGVDPHLRASFWRYFRELAERGASLLITTHYMDEAVNCDRVAIVMDGRVLATASPQEIMKKTNSATLEEAVLKLTGYGGA from the coding sequence ATGTCAGCCCTTGTTGTCAGGGGGCTTAGAAAGAGCTACGGGAACTTTGAGGCTCTCAGAGGACTTTCCTTTGACGTGAAGAAGGGGGAGATATTCGGCCTCATCGGACCAAACGGTGCCGGCAAGACGACCACGATAAAGACCATTGTCGGCCTCCTAAAGCCGGATTCGGGTGAAATCAGATTACTCGGTAAGAAAATGCCAGACAAGGAAGTCTTGAGAAAGGTAGGTTACATGCCTCAGGATCTGGCGCTCTACATGAACCTAACCGTCGAGGAGAACTTGGAGTTCTACTCACGGCTCTACGGCCTCTCACGGAATGAGTTCAAGGAAAGAAAGGACGAGATACTGAGGTTCGTCGGGCTCGAAAAGTTCAGGGATAGGCTCGTTGTGGAGCTCAGCGGGGGAATGCAGCGGAGGGCCTCGCTCGCGTGCGCCCTATTACACAAACCCGAGTTTCTCATACTCGACGAGCCGACGGTCGGGGTTGACCCGCACCTGAGGGCGAGCTTCTGGAGGTACTTCCGCGAGCTGGCTGAAAGAGGAGCCTCACTTCTTATCACAACCCACTACATGGACGAGGCGGTGAACTGCGACCGCGTGGCGATTGTAATGGATGGAAGGGTTCTTGCCACGGCAAGCCCGCAGGAGATTATGAAAAAGACGAACTCAGCCACGCTTGAGGAGGCCGTCCTTAAGCTCACTGGCTACGGGGGTGCTTGA
- a CDS encoding helix-turn-helix domain-containing protein produces the protein MTEELVEKLMMLGLREYEAKVYAALVITGPARASEIARESGVPRPRVYDVLKRLHERGFVEVSEGSPAYFRAVEPENVIASLRDEYIRSAEEAIIMLKSYQRERREEWLPVWYLQGEWSVRSRAEELAGDAGEEFVTAFLEPTFVLKFRRAFERARENGITPKILLITKATFRESRLEELGDVYYLPLAKVLEGEPKDFMEAVARALFSTGERYVVRGLFVRDSRESLLVYEDGGIRGILVKIPFIPVIQREVVEYYLRKLDDYSSTCFSRT, from the coding sequence ATGACTGAGGAACTCGTTGAGAAACTCATGATGCTTGGTCTCAGAGAGTACGAGGCGAAGGTTTACGCGGCCCTCGTCATCACAGGGCCGGCGAGGGCGAGCGAGATAGCCAGGGAAAGCGGCGTTCCAAGGCCCAGGGTCTACGACGTCCTGAAGAGACTTCACGAGCGGGGCTTCGTTGAGGTCAGTGAGGGCAGTCCCGCGTACTTCAGAGCCGTCGAACCCGAGAATGTGATAGCGTCACTTAGGGATGAGTACATCCGCTCGGCCGAGGAGGCAATAATAATGCTCAAGAGCTATCAGAGGGAGAGGCGGGAGGAGTGGCTCCCGGTGTGGTACCTCCAGGGGGAGTGGAGTGTGAGGAGCCGCGCCGAGGAGCTCGCAGGGGATGCCGGCGAGGAATTCGTGACGGCCTTCTTGGAACCAACTTTCGTCTTGAAGTTCAGGAGGGCCTTTGAGAGGGCGAGGGAGAATGGAATAACGCCGAAAATCCTTCTTATAACTAAGGCCACGTTCCGCGAGAGCCGGCTTGAGGAGCTGGGGGACGTGTACTACCTCCCCCTCGCAAAGGTTCTTGAGGGTGAGCCGAAGGACTTCATGGAGGCGGTTGCGAGAGCCCTCTTCTCCACTGGGGAGCGCTATGTCGTGAGGGGACTGTTCGTCAGGGATTCCCGGGAGTCGCTCCTCGTCTACGAGGACGGTGGCATCAGGGGCATTCTGGTGAAGATACCCTTTATCCCTGTAATCCAGAGGGAGGTCGTGGAGTACTACCTCCGCAAACTTGATGACTACTCAAGCACGTGCTTCTCAAGGACGTAG
- a CDS encoding PaaI family thioesterase, with amino-acid sequence MEQRTHTLTSERLVGRPARIEKGYAEVILETTEEMTVDEYGLVHGGFTFGLADYAAMLAVNEPTVVLGKAEVKFLKPVKTGERLLARARMEEDLERKKIVKAEVFNERGEKVFEGTFHCYVLEKHVLE; translated from the coding sequence ATGGAGCAGAGGACGCACACCCTCACCTCAGAGAGGCTCGTCGGAAGGCCGGCGAGGATAGAGAAAGGCTACGCGGAAGTCATCCTGGAAACGACGGAAGAGATGACGGTTGACGAGTACGGCCTCGTTCACGGCGGCTTCACCTTCGGCCTGGCCGACTACGCGGCCATGCTCGCCGTGAACGAGCCCACTGTTGTCCTCGGAAAGGCGGAGGTCAAGTTCCTGAAGCCAGTCAAGACAGGAGAAAGACTTCTAGCGAGGGCCAGGATGGAGGAAGACCTCGAAAGGAAGAAGATAGTAAAGGCCGAGGTTTTCAACGAGAGGGGCGAGAAAGTCTTCGAGGGAACCTTCCACTGCTACGTCCTTGAGAAGCACGTGCTTGAGTAG
- a CDS encoding DUF2240 family protein, whose product MHPIKHAVEYKGSPEFTRSELVGILAFSLRLMDVKAAKELIERSLEAGLLEEKDGLLVVNEALLSEEEAEEDLFNEMVTYIANSLGWERGEVIEGIKSMRERYGDLDENVLAYLFGMDRGVDMSQFRDRIDV is encoded by the coding sequence GTGCACCCAATAAAACACGCCGTCGAGTATAAGGGCTCTCCGGAGTTCACTCGGAGCGAGCTCGTTGGGATACTCGCCTTCAGCCTCCGCCTGATGGACGTGAAGGCCGCGAAGGAGCTCATAGAAAGGTCACTGGAGGCGGGCCTCCTTGAGGAAAAAGACGGTCTCCTGGTCGTCAACGAAGCCCTGTTGTCTGAGGAGGAGGCCGAGGAGGACCTCTTCAACGAGATGGTGACGTATATAGCGAACTCCCTCGGCTGGGAGCGGGGGGAGGTCATCGAGGGCATCAAGTCCATGAGGGAACGCTACGGCGACTTGGACGAGAATGTTCTGGCGTATCTCTTCGGCATGGACAGGGGCGTCGACATGTCGCAGTTCAGGGACAGGATTGATGTTTAA
- a CDS encoding nicotinamidase — MPEEALIVVDMQRDFMPGGALPVPDGDKVIPRCNRYIEEFRKRGALIVATRDWHPENHISFREQGGPWPRHCVQNTPGAEFVVELPADAVIISKATEPDKEAYSGFEGTNLAEILKRNGVRRVYVCGVATEYCVKATALDAIKNGFETYLLRDAVKGIKPQDEEWALREMERAGVKVLYQI; from the coding sequence ATGCCCGAGGAGGCGCTCATCGTCGTTGATATGCAGAGGGATTTCATGCCCGGGGGAGCCCTGCCGGTTCCCGATGGGGACAAAGTAATTCCAAGGTGCAACCGCTACATCGAGGAGTTCAGGAAGAGGGGGGCTTTGATAGTTGCCACCCGCGACTGGCATCCCGAGAACCACATCAGCTTTAGGGAGCAGGGCGGCCCGTGGCCAAGGCACTGCGTTCAGAACACTCCAGGGGCGGAGTTCGTCGTTGAACTCCCCGCCGATGCGGTGATAATCTCAAAGGCCACGGAGCCCGATAAGGAGGCCTATTCGGGATTCGAGGGAACGAACCTGGCGGAGATACTGAAGAGAAACGGGGTGAGGAGGGTTTACGTCTGCGGCGTCGCCACAGAGTACTGCGTTAAGGCGACCGCCCTCGATGCGATTAAGAACGGCTTCGAGACCTACCTCCTCCGCGACGCGGTGAAGGGAATCAAACCCCAGGATGAGGAGTGGGCTTTGAGGGAGATGGAGAGGGCCGGCGTGAAGGTTCTCTACCAGATATGA
- a CDS encoding AI-2E family transporter, protein MKAARLAWVATVLIIAYITWKAISPLITPIFFGLILAYAAHPIHRRLAPRLGETRSALLLTVGMLGLGGVVTFELLMISVQVAASFYRSVVDFFRWLMNQPLPPEVHDFLQNFFNQLIPRLSDYISKQAFSLPMYLLQLVVFLFTFYYALSNAHEIAEEIRLAIPDKNRRLGEEILESLNKTLGALVRAWLVLNVVKGVLMTFGFLLFGVSDLYTAIVAGFLTFLFSFVPLFEGWMIWLIAAAYFAKEAMYLHAIGIALYGFLLVSPMPDYTIRPMMVAKDTNLDETLVFIGMIGGTWAMGVKGLIIGPIVLNLLLVLLKEWKRVISGREPSRRPSPSPSKPTPHPGV, encoded by the coding sequence ATGAAGGCGGCGAGACTTGCCTGGGTTGCAACGGTGCTCATCATAGCCTACATAACGTGGAAGGCCATCAGTCCACTGATAACGCCGATATTCTTCGGCCTGATTCTGGCCTATGCGGCCCATCCAATACACAGGAGGCTCGCCCCCAGGCTCGGCGAAACCCGCTCCGCCCTGCTGCTCACGGTGGGAATGCTGGGGCTCGGCGGCGTGGTGACCTTCGAGCTTCTGATGATATCCGTTCAGGTCGCGGCATCGTTCTACCGGAGCGTCGTTGATTTCTTCAGGTGGCTCATGAACCAGCCGCTACCTCCGGAGGTTCACGATTTTCTCCAGAACTTCTTCAATCAGCTCATCCCAAGGCTGTCGGACTACATATCGAAGCAGGCATTCTCCCTCCCTATGTACCTCCTCCAGCTCGTCGTTTTCCTCTTCACCTTCTACTACGCACTCTCCAACGCGCATGAAATAGCAGAGGAGATACGGCTGGCGATTCCGGATAAGAACCGCCGTCTGGGCGAGGAGATATTGGAAAGTCTCAACAAAACCCTTGGGGCACTGGTGAGGGCCTGGCTGGTTTTGAACGTTGTAAAGGGCGTTCTGATGACGTTTGGCTTCCTCCTGTTTGGGGTCTCCGACCTCTACACCGCGATAGTGGCCGGTTTCCTGACGTTCCTCTTCTCCTTCGTCCCCCTCTTCGAGGGCTGGATGATATGGCTCATTGCGGCTGCGTACTTCGCCAAGGAGGCCATGTACCTCCATGCGATTGGGATAGCACTCTACGGCTTTCTCCTGGTCTCCCCGATGCCCGATTACACGATAAGGCCGATGATGGTGGCAAAGGACACGAACCTCGACGAGACCCTCGTCTTCATAGGGATGATAGGCGGAACGTGGGCCATGGGGGTGAAGGGCCTCATAATAGGCCCGATAGTGCTCAACCTTCTCCTGGTTCTCCTGAAAGAATGGAAGAGGGTCATATCTGGTAGAGAACCTTCACGCCGGCCCTCTCCATCTCCCTCAAAGCCCACTCCTCATCCTGGGGTTTGA
- a CDS encoding DUF4152 family protein, protein MRIVAADTGGALLTETYEPLGLISTAAVLVEKPYKTATLDRVRYANPLDYDMSGRQAIRDEAFLAVELARDVKPDVIHLDSTIGGIEVRKLDEPTIDALTITDRGKEVWKDLAKDLRPLATKFWEETGIEMVAIGKSSVPVRIAEIYAGLYTAKWAIDYARKEGKAIVGLPRYMKVEIREGKIYGESLDPREGGLFGEIEAETGGIGWELYPNPLVRRFMVLEVWKE, encoded by the coding sequence ATGAGAATAGTCGCCGCTGACACGGGTGGTGCCCTGCTCACGGAGACCTATGAACCCCTTGGCCTGATATCCACTGCGGCCGTCCTCGTGGAGAAGCCCTACAAGACTGCAACGCTCGATAGGGTCAGGTACGCCAACCCCCTCGACTACGACATGAGCGGGAGGCAGGCGATAAGGGACGAGGCTTTCCTGGCCGTTGAACTCGCGAGGGACGTTAAGCCCGACGTAATTCACCTCGACTCCACAATCGGCGGAATAGAGGTGCGGAAGCTCGACGAGCCGACGATCGACGCGCTGACGATAACCGACCGCGGAAAGGAGGTCTGGAAGGACTTAGCTAAAGACCTTCGGCCGCTGGCAACGAAATTCTGGGAGGAGACGGGGATAGAAATGGTCGCCATAGGGAAGTCGAGCGTTCCCGTGAGGATAGCAGAAATCTACGCCGGCCTCTACACCGCCAAGTGGGCCATAGACTACGCGAGGAAGGAGGGGAAAGCCATCGTCGGCCTTCCGCGCTACATGAAGGTTGAGATAAGGGAAGGAAAAATATACGGCGAGAGCCTTGACCCGCGCGAGGGCGGTCTCTTCGGGGAAATCGAGGCGGAAACCGGGGGAATCGGCTGGGAGCTCTACCCGAACCCGCTCGTGAGGCGCTTCATGGTGCTTGAAGTTTGGAAGGAGTGA
- the iorA gene encoding indolepyruvate ferredoxin oxidoreductase subunit alpha, whose amino-acid sequence MEAVKAYPSDSVEPKAQKRERKLLMGNEAIAYGALESGVAFATGYPGTPSTEVIETIAHLKPEVFAEWAPNEKVALEEAAGVAYTGLRTLVTMKCVGLNVAADPLMSLAYSGVEGGTVILVADDPGPHTSQTEQDDRYYGKISLLPVLEPADPQEAHDLIIYAYELSERYKVPVIFRTTTRVNHTTADVEVGEFVELEREPKFKKDIERYVRASMEGNRKRHEWLNETLAKIEEEFNAMPFNWVEGSGRIGIIVEGAPYNYVREALPKIKGDFKVLKLSTPHPLPRKLVVEFLKGVDFAIVVEDGAPFLEEEVKIAAYEAGLNVPIYGKRTGHFPLEGELTPSLVRNALLRLIGEEGETYEKPEEVKYAESLAPKRPPGMCPGCPHRGSYRAALDALRDLKLGRYSVPIHGDIGCYALSLLPPLEAIWTEYVMGASISLANGQSVALNKKVIATIGDSTFFHNGIQPLVDAVYKNLNVLVMILDNRTTAMTGHQPHPGTGGSETGRKFNEIDIEALVKALGVKYVKTVDPYDLKATREAIKEAMGVEGPAVIIAKQECVIPVIRRGEIGEIPVVVEEKCTGCKACILLTGCPALVYDPETNKVKIDNLLCTGCGVCNQLCPFDAIKFPSELGRD is encoded by the coding sequence ATGGAAGCGGTTAAGGCTTACCCTTCTGACTCTGTCGAGCCCAAGGCCCAAAAGAGGGAAAGAAAACTTCTCATGGGAAACGAAGCGATAGCCTACGGTGCCCTGGAGAGCGGCGTCGCCTTCGCCACGGGCTACCCCGGAACGCCCTCAACCGAGGTCATAGAAACGATAGCCCACCTGAAGCCGGAGGTATTCGCCGAGTGGGCCCCCAACGAGAAGGTTGCCCTTGAGGAAGCGGCCGGAGTTGCCTACACGGGACTGAGAACCCTCGTCACGATGAAGTGCGTCGGTCTCAACGTCGCCGCCGACCCTCTGATGAGCCTCGCCTACTCCGGCGTGGAGGGGGGCACGGTCATCCTCGTGGCGGATGACCCCGGGCCGCACACTTCCCAGACCGAGCAGGACGACAGATACTATGGAAAAATCTCCCTTCTGCCCGTCCTTGAGCCTGCCGACCCCCAGGAGGCCCACGACCTAATCATCTACGCCTACGAGCTGAGCGAGCGCTATAAAGTTCCCGTCATCTTCAGGACCACCACGAGGGTAAACCACACGACTGCCGATGTGGAAGTTGGCGAGTTCGTCGAGCTGGAGCGCGAGCCGAAGTTCAAGAAAGACATTGAGAGGTACGTTAGAGCGAGCATGGAGGGCAACAGGAAGAGGCACGAGTGGCTGAACGAGACCCTGGCGAAGATAGAGGAGGAGTTCAACGCGATGCCCTTCAACTGGGTCGAGGGAAGCGGTAGAATAGGCATCATCGTCGAGGGCGCACCCTACAACTACGTGAGGGAGGCTCTCCCGAAGATAAAGGGAGATTTCAAGGTTCTCAAGCTCTCAACGCCGCACCCGCTCCCGAGAAAGCTCGTGGTCGAGTTCCTCAAGGGTGTGGACTTCGCGATAGTGGTCGAGGACGGCGCGCCCTTCCTGGAGGAGGAAGTCAAGATAGCCGCCTACGAGGCCGGTCTCAACGTTCCAATTTACGGCAAGAGAACGGGCCACTTCCCCCTCGAAGGCGAGCTGACGCCGAGTCTTGTCAGAAACGCCCTGCTCAGGCTCATCGGCGAGGAGGGGGAGACCTACGAGAAGCCGGAGGAAGTCAAATACGCCGAAAGCCTCGCCCCGAAGAGACCTCCTGGAATGTGCCCCGGCTGTCCGCACAGGGGCTCCTACAGGGCCGCACTGGATGCACTCCGCGACCTCAAGCTCGGAAGGTACTCAGTACCAATACACGGCGACATAGGCTGCTACGCCCTCTCGCTCCTCCCGCCGCTTGAGGCGATATGGACCGAGTATGTGATGGGCGCGAGCATCAGTTTAGCGAACGGCCAGAGCGTGGCTCTTAACAAGAAGGTGATAGCCACCATCGGCGATTCGACGTTCTTCCACAACGGAATCCAGCCGCTGGTCGACGCGGTCTACAAGAACCTGAACGTTCTCGTCATGATACTTGACAACAGGACGACGGCGATGACCGGCCACCAGCCCCACCCGGGAACCGGAGGCAGCGAGACCGGCAGGAAGTTCAACGAGATCGATATCGAGGCTCTAGTCAAGGCTCTGGGCGTCAAGTACGTCAAGACAGTTGACCCCTACGACCTCAAGGCCACGAGGGAGGCCATCAAGGAGGCGATGGGGGTTGAAGGGCCGGCCGTGATAATAGCGAAGCAGGAGTGCGTTATACCTGTCATAAGGCGCGGCGAGATAGGGGAGATACCGGTTGTCGTCGAGGAGAAGTGCACCGGCTGCAAGGCCTGCATACTCCTGACCGGCTGTCCAGCCCTGGTTTACGACCCGGAGACGAACAAGGTGAAGATAGACAACCTGCTCTGCACCGGCTGCGGTGTCTGCAACCAGCTCTGCCCGTTCGACGCGATAAAGTTCCCGAGCGAGCTGGGTAGGGATTAA
- a CDS encoding nucleotide pyrophosphohydrolase: MDFRELEEKLVAFRDARGWKKYHTPKNLAVSAAVELGELLEHFQWESDGEILEAVKDPAKKEAIADEIADVVIYLTLLAHELGIDLDGAVERKLEKNGRKYPLRG; encoded by the coding sequence ATGGACTTCCGGGAGCTTGAGGAGAAGCTCGTGGCCTTCCGCGATGCGAGAGGCTGGAAGAAATACCACACGCCGAAGAACCTAGCGGTATCGGCGGCTGTCGAGCTGGGAGAACTGCTTGAGCACTTCCAGTGGGAGAGCGATGGCGAGATACTTGAGGCCGTGAAAGACCCGGCCAAAAAGGAGGCCATAGCCGACGAGATAGCCGATGTCGTGATTTATCTCACGCTCCTCGCCCACGAGCTTGGTATAGACCTCGATGGGGCGGTTGAGAGGAAGCTGGAGAAAAACGGGAGGAAGTACCCGCTCAGGGGCTGA
- a CDS encoding HIT family protein, with translation MECPFCNARREAILHEDDLIRILVDSYPANRGHLLVVPRRHVESPDELSREEKAALVRSVELAMEKLRETLNPDGFNVGMNLGKAAGQTVPHLHVHVIPRWEGDCAHPRGGVRKAVLDLEDENLNLKERWVKNRMRKEEIEMLRKAFSP, from the coding sequence ATGGAGTGTCCGTTCTGCAACGCGAGGCGGGAGGCAATCCTCCACGAGGACGACCTCATCAGGATACTCGTTGATTCCTATCCCGCGAACAGAGGACACCTGCTTGTGGTTCCCCGGAGGCACGTCGAGAGCCCGGATGAGCTGAGCCGGGAAGAAAAGGCCGCCCTGGTCCGGAGCGTGGAGCTCGCCATGGAAAAGCTGAGGGAAACCCTGAATCCTGACGGCTTCAACGTTGGGATGAACCTGGGGAAGGCCGCAGGCCAGACGGTTCCCCATCTGCACGTCCACGTCATCCCGCGCTGGGAGGGGGACTGCGCCCATCCAAGGGGCGGCGTCAGAAAGGCAGTGCTGGATTTGGAGGACGAGAACCTGAACCTGAAGGAGCGCTGGGTAAAGAACAGGATGCGCAAGGAAGAAATCGAAATGCTGAGGAAGGCGTTCAGCCCCTGA
- the psmA gene encoding archaeal proteasome endopeptidase complex subunit alpha produces the protein MAFVPPQAGYDRAITVFSPDGRLFQVNYAREAVKRGATAVGVKWKEGVVLAVEKRITSKLIEPSSYEKIFQIDDHIAAAPSGIIADARVLVDRARLEAQVYRLTYGEPVPLTVLVKKICDLKQAHTQYGGVRPFGAALLMAGVNDKPELYETDPSGAYFEWKAVAIGSGRNTAMAIFEEHYTDDITMDGAVKLAIMALAKTLEEPSPDSIEVAYITMEDKRWKKLGKEEVAKYLDEILEEVTEEEVEEKEEDYSELDSNY, from the coding sequence ATGGCGTTTGTACCACCACAGGCAGGTTACGACAGGGCCATTACTGTTTTCAGCCCTGATGGGAGGCTCTTCCAGGTAAACTACGCACGGGAGGCCGTTAAAAGGGGAGCAACCGCCGTCGGCGTCAAGTGGAAGGAAGGCGTCGTTCTCGCCGTTGAGAAGAGGATAACCAGCAAGCTTATTGAGCCGAGCAGCTACGAGAAGATTTTCCAGATCGACGACCACATAGCCGCCGCTCCGAGCGGCATAATCGCCGACGCGAGGGTTCTCGTTGACAGGGCCAGACTTGAGGCCCAGGTTTACAGGCTCACCTACGGCGAACCTGTTCCTCTCACCGTTCTGGTGAAGAAGATATGCGACCTCAAGCAGGCCCACACCCAGTACGGCGGTGTGAGGCCCTTCGGCGCCGCCCTCCTCATGGCCGGCGTCAACGATAAGCCGGAACTCTACGAGACCGACCCGAGCGGGGCCTACTTCGAGTGGAAGGCCGTGGCAATAGGCAGCGGCAGGAACACGGCGATGGCCATATTCGAGGAGCACTACACCGACGACATAACCATGGACGGAGCGGTGAAGCTCGCCATAATGGCCCTCGCGAAGACCCTTGAGGAGCCGAGTCCGGACAGCATAGAGGTTGCCTACATAACGATGGAGGACAAGCGCTGGAAGAAGCTCGGAAAGGAAGAGGTCGCCAAGTACCTCGATGAAATCCTCGAAGAGGTCACGGAAGAGGAAGTTGAGGAGAAGGAAGAGGACTACTCCGAGCTGGACAGCAACTACTGA
- a CDS encoding ribosome assembly factor SBDS — protein MPISVDKAVIARLKTHGETFEILVDPYLARDFKEGKDVPIEEILATPYVFKDAHKGDKASEHEMEKIFGTSDPYEVAKTILRKGEVQLTAEQRRQMLEDKRRYIATVIHRHAVDPRTGYPHPVDRILRAMEEAGVHIDLFKDAEAQVPGVIKAIRPLLPIKMELKVIAVKIPGDYVGRAYGEVRKFGKIKREEWAGDGSWLFLIEIPGGIEDEFYEKLNALTKGNAVTKLIERKGL, from the coding sequence ATGCCCATAAGTGTTGATAAAGCCGTCATCGCCCGTCTCAAGACTCACGGCGAGACCTTTGAGATACTCGTTGACCCCTATCTCGCGAGGGATTTCAAGGAGGGCAAGGACGTTCCCATCGAGGAAATCCTCGCCACTCCTTACGTTTTCAAAGATGCGCACAAGGGCGACAAGGCCAGCGAGCACGAGATGGAGAAGATATTCGGGACGAGCGACCCCTACGAGGTGGCTAAGACAATCCTCCGCAAAGGAGAGGTTCAGCTGACGGCGGAGCAGAGGAGGCAGATGCTTGAGGACAAGAGGCGCTACATAGCAACGGTGATTCACAGGCACGCCGTCGACCCGAGGACCGGCTATCCGCATCCGGTTGATAGAATCCTCCGGGCTATGGAGGAAGCCGGAGTCCACATTGACCTCTTTAAGGACGCTGAGGCACAGGTTCCCGGAGTCATCAAGGCGATAAGGCCTCTCCTCCCGATAAAGATGGAGCTGAAGGTCATAGCCGTCAAGATACCCGGTGACTACGTCGGCAGGGCCTACGGGGAGGTACGGAAGTTCGGAAAGATAAAGCGTGAGGAGTGGGCGGGCGACGGCTCGTGGCTGTTCCTCATCGAGATTCCTGGGGGAATTGAGGACGAGTTTTATGAGAAGCTTAACGCCCTCACGAAGGGCAATGCGGTAACTAAACTGATAGAGAGGAAGGGACTATGA